A single genomic interval of Mycolicibacterium holsaticum DSM 44478 = JCM 12374 harbors:
- a CDS encoding SDR family oxidoreductase yields MDDNQADGLPVHPRRAVVTGGGSGIGFAIAERLSADGASALAVDIDPAGAARLRQRGVELVVADVAEPADWQQVTRAADTRLGGLDLLVLNAAVPILEPDVVSVAYERVRRAYAVNVEGVIHGLRAGVPLMEAAGGGDVVLVASLAGVMGYPDDPYYAMTKHAVVGLGLSVASSLQRRGVRLTIFCPGVVDTPLVPSEVRSAVLDAGLELLSPADAAEHLLAALARGGTGRIWLSQAQLGLTEYVPARVQLPRPTRARPRP; encoded by the coding sequence GTGGACGATAACCAAGCCGATGGGCTCCCCGTGCATCCGCGCAGGGCCGTGGTCACCGGCGGTGGCAGCGGAATAGGGTTCGCGATCGCCGAGCGGCTCTCGGCGGACGGCGCCAGTGCGCTCGCGGTGGACATCGACCCGGCGGGGGCAGCCCGGCTTCGGCAGCGCGGTGTCGAGCTCGTTGTCGCCGATGTGGCAGAACCCGCCGACTGGCAGCAGGTGACCCGGGCGGCTGACACTCGGCTGGGTGGACTGGATTTGCTGGTCCTCAACGCTGCCGTACCGATCCTCGAACCCGACGTCGTCAGCGTTGCCTATGAGCGCGTGCGGCGAGCCTACGCCGTCAACGTCGAAGGGGTGATCCACGGTCTGCGGGCCGGTGTCCCGCTGATGGAGGCCGCCGGGGGAGGCGACGTTGTGCTCGTCGCCAGCCTTGCCGGGGTGATGGGGTATCCGGACGACCCGTATTACGCGATGACCAAACACGCGGTGGTCGGGCTGGGACTCAGCGTGGCGAGCAGCCTACAGCGACGGGGGGTGCGGTTGACGATCTTCTGTCCCGGCGTCGTCGACACGCCGCTGGTGCCTTCGGAGGTGCGATCCGCCGTCCTCGACGCCGGTCTGGAACTGCTGAGTCCCGCGGACGCCGCCGAGCACCTGCTGGCGGCGCTCGCACGTGGGGGAACCGGACGCATATGGCTCAGCCAGGCGCAGCTCGGGCTGACGGAATACGTGCCGGCCCGGGTCCAGCTGCCCCGCCCGACCCGGGCACGGCCCCGACCCTAA
- a CDS encoding TIGR03619 family F420-dependent LLM class oxidoreductase, producing MVVLRPVRPYSKPKVGIWLSVVEPDQLVGFAQDAELAGCDSVWVPEHLIWPDVIRSKYPYRDDGAPPVPSAVNLYDPWVLLGGVASKTTTIRLGTCVYVLPLRDPLVTARAVATLDILSGGRVILGAGLGWMAEEFAAAGIDFRTRAARCDEIVPVLRSLWSNEITSSNGRFVKLPPVHFNPKPPRGAKLPIVFGGESEHALRRAARLGNGWLGTWHTPESTRDVVARIGSYLAEYGRGDEDFEITVMVSPREVTEQVVVDFYQAGADRICVGSPRAPLRVWPEVLEKLGTVLQSPALR from the coding sequence ATGGTTGTCCTCAGACCGGTAAGGCCCTACTCGAAGCCGAAGGTCGGGATTTGGCTGTCGGTGGTGGAGCCGGATCAGCTTGTCGGGTTCGCCCAGGACGCCGAGTTGGCCGGGTGTGACTCGGTATGGGTGCCTGAGCATCTGATCTGGCCAGATGTCATCAGATCGAAGTATCCATATCGCGATGACGGCGCCCCGCCGGTGCCCAGCGCCGTGAACTTATACGACCCATGGGTTTTGCTTGGTGGTGTCGCTTCGAAGACCACGACCATCAGGCTTGGCACGTGTGTGTACGTATTACCTCTTCGCGATCCGTTGGTGACGGCACGAGCGGTGGCAACACTCGACATCCTCAGCGGAGGGCGGGTGATTCTCGGGGCGGGGTTGGGCTGGATGGCCGAAGAGTTCGCGGCGGCCGGAATCGATTTTCGGACCAGGGCGGCGCGCTGCGACGAGATCGTTCCGGTCCTGCGCTCGCTGTGGTCCAACGAGATCACGTCGTCGAACGGCAGGTTTGTAAAGCTGCCACCGGTGCATTTCAATCCGAAACCGCCACGCGGAGCAAAGCTGCCCATCGTGTTCGGCGGCGAGTCCGAACATGCGCTGCGCCGTGCGGCACGCCTTGGCAACGGCTGGTTGGGTACGTGGCATACGCCGGAGTCGACGCGGGATGTGGTCGCGCGGATCGGAAGCTATCTTGCGGAATATGGCCGCGGTGACGAGGACTTCGAGATCACGGTGATGGTGAGCCCGCGGGAGGTGACCGAGCAAGTCGTCGTCGATTTCTACCAGGCCGGCGCCGACCGTATCTGCGTTGGCTCACCGAGGGCGCCGCTGCGCGTATGGCCAGAGGTGTTAGAGAAACTCGGTACCGTTCTGCAATCGCCAGCGCTTCGTTAG
- a CDS encoding acyclic terpene utilization AtuA family protein yields the protein MISDVAERAIRIGNCSGFLGDRRSAMREMLEGGPLDVLTGDYLAELTMWVLARVREKGSADGYAATFVEQVTDCRDLIAASGVRIVANAGGLAPAACAAALRPLGLPVAYVDGDDVRGCPGIPGHAVTANAYLGGWGIAAALGAGAQIVVTGRVTDAAMVIGSAAWWHGWSADDFNELAGALVAGHLLECGTQVCGGNYSFFRELPAVMDGQPLGFPLAEIAADGSSVITKHPGPGGAVTVGTVTAQLLYEIQGRYYGNPDVTADLRSITLGVAGPDRVRVHPVRGLPPSPTTKVAVNTLGGYRNSITLLVPGPDVEVKAALFRRQLEPALGHIDDVTWRLDRTDQPDPDDAACAVAALTVTARDPDAQKVGRRFSSAAIELGLATFPGAAFTSPPENARPYGIYEPVYLPNTEIRHVAHLPDGTARAVPPATQTADLRWDDESPVVAEFDGPTRRAPLGCMIGARSGDKGGDANVGVWVRSEKEWRWLRSALSTERLRKLLPEVADLPVMRTELPNLWALNFVVRGLLGRGAAENTRQDSQAKTLAEWLRARWLELPVALLDSVDPKAR from the coding sequence GTGATCTCAGACGTGGCCGAGCGCGCAATTCGAATCGGCAACTGCTCAGGTTTTCTCGGCGATCGAAGGTCGGCGATGCGCGAGATGCTCGAGGGGGGTCCACTCGACGTCCTGACCGGGGACTACCTGGCTGAGCTCACGATGTGGGTGCTGGCTCGCGTTCGGGAGAAGGGCTCGGCGGATGGGTACGCGGCCACGTTCGTCGAGCAGGTGACCGATTGTCGCGACCTCATCGCCGCCTCGGGGGTACGCATCGTCGCCAACGCCGGAGGTCTCGCACCCGCGGCGTGCGCGGCGGCACTGAGGCCGTTGGGCTTGCCGGTGGCCTACGTCGACGGCGACGACGTGCGCGGCTGTCCCGGGATCCCCGGACACGCGGTGACGGCCAACGCTTACCTGGGCGGGTGGGGGATCGCCGCCGCACTGGGGGCGGGCGCCCAGATCGTCGTCACCGGACGGGTCACCGATGCCGCGATGGTCATCGGCTCGGCCGCGTGGTGGCATGGGTGGTCCGCCGACGATTTCAACGAACTGGCCGGTGCGCTGGTCGCGGGACACCTTCTGGAGTGCGGCACCCAGGTCTGCGGCGGCAATTACTCCTTCTTTCGGGAACTTCCAGCTGTGATGGACGGACAACCGCTCGGGTTCCCATTGGCCGAGATCGCCGCGGATGGCTCGTCGGTGATCACCAAGCACCCGGGTCCGGGAGGCGCAGTCACGGTGGGAACGGTGACGGCGCAACTGCTTTACGAGATTCAAGGGCGCTACTACGGGAATCCGGATGTCACCGCCGACCTACGGTCGATCACGCTTGGTGTCGCCGGCCCTGACCGAGTCCGTGTCCATCCCGTCCGAGGGCTTCCGCCGTCGCCGACGACCAAAGTCGCCGTCAATACCCTGGGCGGCTATCGCAACAGCATCACACTGCTCGTGCCGGGCCCCGACGTCGAGGTCAAAGCCGCATTGTTCCGTCGGCAACTCGAGCCGGCCCTTGGCCACATCGACGACGTGACATGGCGACTGGATCGAACCGACCAACCCGATCCGGACGACGCGGCGTGCGCGGTCGCCGCGCTGACGGTCACCGCGCGCGATCCCGACGCGCAGAAGGTGGGCCGAAGGTTCTCCTCAGCGGCCATAGAACTCGGGTTGGCGACTTTCCCCGGCGCGGCCTTCACCTCACCGCCGGAGAACGCCCGCCCATACGGCATCTACGAGCCGGTTTACCTGCCCAACACCGAGATTCGCCACGTTGCCCATCTGCCCGATGGCACCGCGCGTGCGGTCCCACCTGCGACCCAGACGGCTGACCTCCGGTGGGACGACGAGTCACCGGTTGTCGCCGAGTTCGACGGCCCGACGCGTCGCGCTCCCCTCGGCTGCATGATCGGAGCACGCTCGGGCGACAAAGGCGGGGATGCGAACGTCGGCGTGTGGGTCCGCTCGGAAAAAGAGTGGCGCTGGCTGCGGTCCGCGCTCAGCACCGAGCGGCTGCGCAAGCTGCTGCCCGAGGTCGCCGACTTACCCGTCATGCGCACCGAACTACCCAACCTTTGGGCGCTCAACTTCGTCGTCCGCGGCTTGCTGGGTCGCGGCGCCGCGGAGAACACCAGGCAGGATTCACAAGCGAAGACCCTGGCCGAGTGGCTGCGGGCGCGCTGGCTCGAACTGCCGGTGGCACTGCTGGATTCGGTCGATCCGAAGGCGAGGTAG
- a CDS encoding tyrosine-protein phosphatase yields the protein MATRSIQRLANLRDLGGLRSADGTRLRHGVLLRSDAPLDGDALPDSVAWPPSVVLDLRSVQTRSRSHPLDRDGTRVVWIPMAPDADPAAALSDAGIFDVAGLYRRILDELGPHMAAIFDLVLDADGPTLVHCVAGKDRTGVLIAVLLAAAGVTHAEILADYYRTGPNMAAVIERMVRTVAPAKRAKFRSRLMGAPSELFSTLPKGILAALKALDAHPGGPLGWLGERGVAQPQVDDWCARVLLADR from the coding sequence GTGGCCACGCGCTCAATTCAGCGATTAGCAAACCTCCGCGATCTCGGTGGTCTTCGCAGCGCCGACGGAACTCGGCTACGGCACGGTGTTCTCCTGCGCTCGGATGCTCCGCTCGACGGTGACGCGCTCCCGGACTCGGTTGCCTGGCCGCCGTCGGTCGTTCTCGACCTTCGATCAGTGCAGACACGCAGCCGAAGCCACCCACTGGACCGCGATGGCACCCGAGTCGTGTGGATCCCGATGGCCCCCGATGCCGACCCCGCGGCGGCGTTGTCAGATGCCGGCATCTTTGACGTCGCCGGACTGTACCGGCGGATTCTCGACGAACTCGGCCCGCATATGGCGGCCATCTTCGACCTTGTGCTCGACGCCGACGGGCCGACGCTGGTGCACTGCGTCGCGGGTAAAGACCGCACCGGTGTGCTCATCGCTGTTCTCCTGGCGGCCGCCGGGGTGACGCACGCCGAGATTTTGGCCGACTACTACCGGACGGGCCCGAATATGGCGGCCGTGATCGAACGCATGGTTCGGACCGTCGCGCCGGCCAAGCGCGCGAAGTTCCGGAGCCGGCTCATGGGGGCGCCGTCGGAACTGTTCAGCACCCTGCCCAAGGGAATCCTCGCAGCGCTCAAAGCACTTGACGCGCATCCCGGCGGACCACTCGGATGGCTTGGTGAGCGGGGCGTCGCACAGCCGCAGGTCGACGATTGGTGCGCCCGCGTCCTTCTCGCCGACCGCTGA
- a CDS encoding molybdopterin-containing oxidoreductase family protein has translation MSETVYTFCRYCLASCGLEVTVDGNRITKIAADKQNPHSWQDFCAKGRTANQLVEHPRRILNPMRRVGDTYVEATWDEAIADIAARMTALIDADGPDAVGVYYGNPAGFSSSNVIFMNGWLDAIGTQNRYAVGSVDQNAMHVAAQAMYGSILMAPVSDIDNCDYFLLVGTNPAVSAWNWLETVPAGWRRALARQRQGAKIVIVDPLRTESTEKADMHLAVRPGQDWALLLAMVKVILDEGLEHRQDCTELATGVDDLRTLVADADLDDLAARCDVPRREIEQVAREFAAARGAMVVTRTGVSMHVAGTVAEWLGHVLNVITGRMDRPGGRRYEPGYVDAIRMSGMVKAKPHRSRLLGREMVAGAHALSELPDEITTAGRGQIRAMLINCGNPVVSGPDGARLDNALAQLELLVAIDFVQRESHRHAHWLLPAVHWLERDDLLAFTSNMHDEPYLQYGARAVEPPPGAREEWRIFVDLAIAMNAPLFGAKGLNGFVKATRRLARITRRPALEFGPHWIDRLVVATGRKFNGRRIKWRDVISHPHGMVLGPREFGHFRNALRTDDKKMHAAPPEFVERARELLAEPRPEAPLGYPFQLANRRRRHSMNSWLNELPGLHPAGKGNDVVIHPKDAADLGVSDGDLVRVFSPVGAIELKAVLSDAPRQGVVIIDHGWGSRVFDPRGGAGPVSYGANRNLLIDARPVDPLSQTATLSSSYVGVERV, from the coding sequence ATGAGCGAAACGGTGTACACCTTCTGCCGGTACTGTCTGGCGTCGTGTGGCCTCGAGGTGACGGTCGACGGCAACCGCATCACCAAGATCGCCGCCGACAAGCAGAACCCGCATTCGTGGCAGGACTTCTGCGCCAAGGGCCGCACCGCCAACCAACTCGTCGAGCATCCGCGCCGGATCCTCAACCCGATGCGCCGCGTCGGTGACACCTACGTCGAGGCCACCTGGGACGAGGCGATCGCCGACATCGCCGCCAGGATGACCGCGCTCATCGATGCCGACGGCCCCGACGCCGTCGGCGTCTACTACGGCAATCCGGCGGGATTCTCGTCGTCGAACGTCATCTTCATGAACGGCTGGCTGGACGCGATCGGGACCCAGAACCGTTATGCGGTGGGCTCGGTCGACCAGAACGCGATGCACGTGGCGGCCCAGGCGATGTACGGCTCGATCCTGATGGCGCCGGTATCGGACATCGACAACTGCGACTACTTCCTGCTGGTCGGCACCAATCCCGCGGTGAGCGCATGGAATTGGCTGGAGACCGTGCCGGCTGGGTGGCGACGCGCGCTGGCACGCCAGAGGCAGGGCGCCAAGATCGTGATCGTCGATCCGTTGCGGACCGAGAGCACTGAGAAGGCCGACATGCATCTGGCGGTGCGGCCCGGCCAGGACTGGGCGCTGCTGCTGGCGATGGTCAAGGTGATCCTCGACGAGGGTCTCGAACACCGCCAGGACTGCACCGAGCTGGCCACGGGCGTCGACGATCTGCGCACGTTGGTCGCCGACGCCGACCTCGACGACCTGGCCGCGCGCTGCGACGTCCCCCGCCGCGAAATCGAGCAGGTGGCACGGGAGTTCGCCGCCGCGCGCGGCGCCATGGTGGTGACCCGCACCGGGGTCTCGATGCACGTGGCCGGCACCGTCGCCGAGTGGCTCGGCCACGTGCTCAACGTCATCACCGGCCGGATGGACCGCCCCGGCGGCCGCAGATATGAGCCGGGCTACGTCGACGCGATCCGGATGTCGGGGATGGTCAAGGCCAAGCCGCACCGCAGCCGCCTGCTCGGCCGCGAAATGGTCGCCGGCGCCCACGCGTTGTCCGAATTACCCGACGAGATAACCACCGCCGGCCGCGGCCAGATTCGCGCGATGCTGATCAACTGTGGAAACCCGGTGGTGTCCGGACCTGACGGGGCGCGACTCGACAACGCGCTGGCACAGCTGGAACTGTTGGTGGCCATCGATTTCGTGCAGCGCGAGAGCCACCGCCATGCGCATTGGCTGCTTCCCGCCGTGCACTGGCTTGAGCGTGATGACCTGCTGGCGTTCACCAGCAACATGCACGATGAGCCGTACCTGCAGTACGGGGCGAGGGCCGTCGAACCGCCACCGGGCGCGCGTGAGGAGTGGCGCATCTTCGTCGACCTCGCGATCGCGATGAACGCGCCGTTGTTCGGCGCCAAGGGGCTCAACGGTTTCGTCAAGGCCACCCGCAGGTTGGCGCGAATCACCCGCAGGCCCGCGCTGGAGTTCGGACCTCATTGGATCGACCGCCTGGTGGTCGCGACCGGCCGTAAGTTCAACGGCCGCAGGATCAAATGGCGCGACGTCATCTCCCATCCCCATGGCATGGTGTTGGGCCCCAGGGAGTTCGGCCACTTCAGGAATGCGCTGCGCACCGACGACAAGAAGATGCATGCCGCGCCGCCCGAATTCGTCGAGCGGGCCCGCGAGTTGCTTGCCGAACCTCGCCCCGAGGCGCCGCTGGGCTATCCGTTCCAGCTGGCCAACCGGCGCCGCAGGCATTCGATGAACTCGTGGCTCAACGAGCTACCCGGCCTGCACCCGGCAGGCAAGGGCAACGACGTCGTCATCCATCCCAAGGACGCCGCCGACCTGGGAGTCAGCGACGGCGATCTGGTGCGGGTCTTCTCCCCGGTCGGCGCGATCGAGTTGAAGGCGGTGCTCAGCGACGCCCCGCGCCAAGGCGTGGTGATCATCGATCATGGTTGGGGCTCACGCGTCTTCGACCCCCGCGGCGGAGCCGGGCCGGTGTCCTACGGCGCGAACCGCAACCTGCTCATCGACGCTCGACCGGTCGACCCGCTGTCGCAGACCGCGACGCTGAGTTCGTCGTACGTCGGGGTCGAACGCGTTTAG
- a CDS encoding ABC transporter ATP-binding protein: protein MARPIRGVVQAPTERSRDFTGSAVRLVKRLTPHRALATTVILLGVGGIAISVIGPRILGHATDLLFNGVIGRQLPAGLTKQQAIDAARARGDNTFADLLSGMDVVPGRGVDFGAIGRTLLLALGLYLIAALLVWLQFRLLNVAVQRTMMTLRSDVEDKVHRMPLSYFDTRQRGEVLSRVTNDVDNIQTSLSMTISQLMTSVLTVLAVLVMMLTISPLLTLLTVVTVPLSLWATRVIARRSQRLFVAQWTNTGRLNAHIEETYSGFTIVKTFGHRASATEQFGDLNDDVYQASVGAQFFSGLVSPATTFIGNLSYVAVAVVGGLQVATGQITLGSIQAFIQYVRQFNQPLTQVAGMYNTLQSGIASAERVFDLLDAEEETPDGEGRTFLTARQIAETSRGKERSRGGVAGRVEFEHVSFGYRPGVPVIEDLSLVAEPGSTVAIVGPTGAGKTTLVNLLMRFYEVDSGRILVDGVDISTVSRTSLRSRIGMVLQDTWLFAGTIYENIAYGRPDAGEDEVIAAAKAAYVDRFVHMLPDGYQTRVSDDGGNISAGEKQLITIARAVLAQPRLLVLDEATSSVDTRTELLIQQAMAELRRDRTSFLIAHRLSTIRDADLIVVMEAGRIVERGSHAELLAKRGAYWSMTQV, encoded by the coding sequence GTGGCGCGGCCGATCCGGGGCGTGGTGCAGGCGCCGACCGAACGGTCCCGCGACTTCACGGGTTCGGCGGTGCGGCTGGTGAAGCGGCTGACCCCGCACCGCGCGTTGGCGACCACGGTGATCCTGCTGGGTGTCGGTGGCATCGCGATCAGCGTGATCGGCCCGCGGATCCTCGGACACGCCACCGACTTGTTGTTCAACGGTGTGATCGGACGCCAACTGCCCGCGGGTCTGACCAAGCAGCAGGCCATCGACGCCGCCCGCGCCCGTGGTGACAACACGTTCGCCGACCTGCTCTCGGGTATGGACGTCGTGCCCGGTCGCGGCGTCGACTTCGGCGCCATCGGCCGCACCCTGCTGCTTGCCCTCGGCCTGTATCTCATTGCCGCCCTTCTGGTTTGGCTGCAGTTCCGGCTGCTCAACGTCGCGGTGCAGCGGACCATGATGACGCTGCGTTCAGATGTCGAGGACAAGGTCCACCGGATGCCGTTGTCCTACTTCGACACCCGCCAGCGCGGTGAAGTACTCAGCCGGGTCACCAACGACGTCGACAACATTCAGACCTCGCTGTCGATGACGATCAGCCAACTCATGACGTCGGTGCTGACCGTGCTGGCGGTGCTGGTGATGATGTTGACGATCTCGCCGTTGCTGACCCTGCTCACCGTCGTCACCGTGCCGTTGTCGCTGTGGGCCACCAGGGTGATCGCGCGGCGGTCCCAGCGGCTGTTCGTCGCGCAATGGACTAACACCGGGCGGCTCAACGCCCACATCGAGGAGACCTACAGCGGCTTCACCATCGTCAAGACCTTCGGCCACCGGGCCAGCGCGACCGAACAGTTCGGCGACCTCAACGACGATGTGTACCAGGCCAGCGTCGGCGCCCAGTTCTTCTCGGGCCTAGTGTCACCGGCGACGACGTTCATCGGCAACCTGAGCTACGTCGCCGTCGCGGTGGTCGGCGGTCTGCAGGTCGCGACCGGCCAGATCACCCTCGGCAGCATCCAGGCGTTCATCCAGTACGTCCGCCAGTTCAACCAGCCGCTGACGCAGGTAGCCGGGATGTACAACACGCTGCAGTCCGGTATCGCCAGCGCGGAGCGGGTGTTCGACTTGTTGGACGCGGAAGAAGAGACCCCGGACGGCGAGGGCCGAACGTTCCTTACCGCGCGACAAATCGCCGAAACTTCGAGAGGTAAGGAACGTTCGCGCGGCGGCGTCGCCGGCCGGGTGGAGTTCGAGCACGTCAGCTTCGGCTATCGCCCCGGCGTCCCGGTGATCGAGGACCTGTCGCTGGTGGCCGAACCGGGCAGCACGGTCGCGATCGTCGGGCCCACCGGGGCGGGCAAGACGACGTTGGTGAACCTGCTGATGCGGTTCTACGAGGTCGATTCCGGGCGCATCCTCGTCGACGGGGTGGACATCTCGACGGTGAGCAGAACCTCGCTGCGGTCTCGGATCGGCATGGTGCTGCAGGACACCTGGTTGTTCGCCGGCACGATCTACGAGAACATCGCCTACGGCCGGCCCGACGCCGGCGAGGACGAGGTGATCGCGGCTGCCAAGGCGGCCTACGTCGACAGGTTCGTGCACATGCTGCCCGACGGGTACCAGACCCGCGTCAGCGACGACGGCGGCAACATCAGTGCGGGGGAAAAGCAGCTCATCACGATCGCCAGGGCGGTGCTGGCCCAACCGCGACTGCTCGTGCTCGACGAGGCGACCAGCTCGGTGGACACCCGCACCGAGCTGCTGATCCAGCAGGCGATGGCCGAGCTGCGCCGCGACCGGACGAGTTTTCTTATCGCCCACCGGCTCTCGACGATCCGCGACGCCGATTTGATCGTGGTGATGGAGGCGGGTCGCATCGTCGAACGCGGCAGCCACGCCGAGCTGCTCGCTAAGCGTGGCGCTTATTGGTCCATGACGCAGGTGTAG
- a CDS encoding ABC transporter ATP-binding protein, with the protein MLWALLRQYARPYRRLLVVVAVLQLISTLASLYLPTVNAAIIDDGVAKGDLTTIVELGGVMLAVTGLQAVCAVGAVFFGSRAGMGFGRDLRSAMFHHVTGFSAEETARFGAPSLLTRTTNDVQQIQVLVQLTCTMLITAPIMSIGGIVMAVHLDVGLSWLLAVAVPVLALANYWIVSRLLPIFRRIQRQIDGINRVMRDQLAGIRVIRAFAREGFERNRFAQANEALTDTALDAARWQALMLPVTTLVINVSSVALIWFGGLRIDAGQMQVGALIAFLSYFMQILMAVLLATFILVIIPRASVCAERITEVLSTEPQITSPPHPVRPAAVDGEIHLQAATFKYPGAERPVLQDVSLTARPGTTTAVVGSTGSGKSTLLALICRMYDVTSGSVHIDGVDVRDYDTEQLWSNIGLVPQRGYLFSGTVADNLQMGAPPGQVATEDEMWEALRVAGADDFIRASPDGLAMRVAQGGINFSGGQRQRLAIARAVVRRPAIYLFDDAFSALDVHTDLRVRSALRDVSADATVLIVSQRISTVAQADQIVVIDDGRVVGVGTHETLLVRCAEYAQFADSQAMGAAVGGEQ; encoded by the coding sequence ATGTTGTGGGCGCTGCTGCGACAGTATGCGCGGCCGTACCGGCGGCTGCTGGTCGTCGTCGCGGTGCTTCAGCTGATCAGCACCCTGGCGTCGCTGTATCTGCCGACGGTCAACGCGGCCATCATCGACGACGGCGTGGCCAAGGGCGACCTGACCACCATCGTCGAACTCGGCGGGGTGATGCTCGCCGTGACCGGCCTGCAGGCCGTGTGCGCGGTGGGTGCGGTGTTCTTCGGGTCGCGGGCGGGCATGGGGTTCGGCCGCGACCTGCGCTCGGCGATGTTTCACCACGTGACCGGATTCTCTGCCGAGGAGACCGCGCGGTTCGGCGCGCCGTCACTGCTGACCAGGACCACCAACGACGTCCAGCAGATCCAGGTTCTGGTGCAACTGACCTGCACCATGCTCATCACCGCGCCGATCATGTCGATCGGCGGCATCGTCATGGCCGTGCACCTCGACGTCGGCCTGTCCTGGCTGCTGGCCGTCGCCGTGCCCGTGCTGGCGCTGGCCAACTACTGGATCGTCTCCCGCCTGCTGCCGATCTTCCGGCGCATCCAGCGTCAGATCGACGGCATCAACCGGGTGATGCGCGACCAGCTCGCCGGTATTCGGGTGATCCGCGCGTTCGCGCGGGAAGGCTTCGAACGCAATCGGTTCGCCCAGGCCAACGAGGCGTTGACCGACACCGCGCTGGACGCGGCCCGTTGGCAGGCGCTGATGCTGCCGGTGACGACGCTGGTTATCAACGTCTCCAGCGTCGCGCTGATCTGGTTCGGCGGCCTGCGTATCGACGCGGGGCAGATGCAGGTCGGCGCGTTGATCGCGTTCCTGTCCTATTTCATGCAGATCCTGATGGCGGTGCTGCTGGCGACGTTCATCCTGGTCATCATTCCGCGCGCATCGGTGTGTGCCGAACGGATCACCGAGGTGCTGTCCACCGAGCCGCAGATCACCAGTCCCCCGCATCCCGTGCGGCCGGCCGCCGTCGACGGCGAGATCCATCTGCAGGCCGCGACCTTCAAATACCCCGGCGCCGAACGCCCGGTGCTGCAGGATGTTTCGTTGACCGCGCGGCCCGGAACCACGACTGCCGTGGTCGGGTCGACCGGATCGGGTAAGTCGACGCTGCTGGCGTTGATCTGCCGGATGTACGACGTGACGTCGGGTTCGGTGCACATCGACGGCGTCGACGTCCGCGATTACGACACCGAGCAGCTGTGGTCGAACATCGGCCTGGTGCCTCAACGTGGCTACCTGTTCTCCGGCACGGTGGCCGACAACCTGCAGATGGGCGCGCCGCCGGGGCAGGTGGCCACCGAGGACGAAATGTGGGAGGCGCTGCGGGTGGCAGGCGCCGACGACTTCATCCGCGCCAGCCCCGACGGGTTGGCGATGCGGGTGGCCCAGGGCGGCATCAACTTCTCGGGCGGGCAGCGGCAGCGGCTGGCCATCGCCCGTGCGGTCGTGCGTCGACCGGCCATCTATCTGTTCGACGACGCGTTCTCCGCGCTCGACGTGCACACCGACCTGCGGGTGCGCAGCGCGCTCCGCGACGTGTCGGCGGATGCGACGGTGCTCATCGTGTCGCAGCGGATTTCGACGGTCGCGCAGGCCGACCAGATCGTCGTCATCGACGACGGCCGCGTCGTGGGCGTCGGCACCCACGAGACGCTGTTGGTCCGATGCGCCGAGTACGCGCAGTTCGCCGATTCGCAGGCGATGGGCGCCGCCGTCGGGGGCGAACAGTGA
- a CDS encoding DUF3558 domain-containing protein, which yields MHDVTPTTRATFLRLAVAAAVISPLVAACSDSEPTNPEVPQTTAPAQNVSHGPFFPQCGGVSDEEIAAQTRVPGLVNTAKTSVGCQWLAGGSILGPHFSFTWFRGSPIGRERKTEELTRASVEDINIEGHDGFIALGDDPMLGNNLCEIGIQFGDDFIEWSVSYVQKPFPDPCDVAKELTRQSIVNSE from the coding sequence GTGCATGACGTGACTCCCACCACGCGCGCGACTTTCTTGCGGCTTGCTGTGGCGGCTGCGGTTATCAGCCCGCTGGTAGCTGCATGCTCGGATTCGGAGCCGACCAACCCCGAGGTGCCGCAGACGACGGCGCCTGCGCAGAACGTTTCACACGGGCCGTTCTTCCCGCAGTGCGGCGGCGTCAGCGATGAGGAGATCGCCGCGCAGACCCGCGTACCCGGCCTGGTCAACACCGCCAAGACGTCGGTGGGATGCCAATGGCTGGCCGGTGGCAGCATCCTCGGGCCGCACTTCTCGTTCACCTGGTTTCGCGGCAGCCCCATCGGTCGCGAACGTAAAACCGAGGAGCTCACGCGGGCCAGCGTGGAGGACATCAACATCGAGGGCCACGACGGGTTCATCGCGTTGGGCGACGATCCCATGCTGGGCAACAACCTCTGCGAGATCGGTATCCAGTTCGGTGACGACTTCATCGAGTGGTCGGTCAGCTACGTCCAGAAGCCGTTCCCCGATCCGTGCGATGTCGCCAAGGAACTGACCCGTCAATCGATTGTGAACTCCGAATGA